A single region of the Gossypium arboreum isolate Shixiya-1 chromosome 12, ASM2569848v2, whole genome shotgun sequence genome encodes:
- the LOC108479014 gene encoding methyl jasmonate esterase 1-like: protein MDGDFNKFKGPENSHNFEINRLCKREAIKERKQMEKKGHFVLIHGASHGAWCWYKVIPQLKSVGHKVTAMDMAGAGIHPKHVHEVQSISDYFEPLMNFMASLQPEEKVILVGHSMGGYCISAAMERYPENVAVAVFAAAYMASPTLPFVTISQQFKEKMDSDKAMDTQFGFHNGLDKPPTSACPGPNFLASKFYQLSPPEDLTLALTLVRHVCFFNDEESIKAVALTKEKYGTVPRVYIVCGKDNILKQDFQRWIVENSPPNEVKLIPDSDHMIMFSKPKELCSCLEEIAEKYT, encoded by the exons ATGGATGGTGACTTCAACAAATTTAAAGGGCCAGAAAACTCCCACAATTTTGAGATAAACCGGTTATGCAAAAGGGAAGCCATTAAAGAACGAAAACAGATGGAGAAGAAAGGACATTTTGTGCTAATTCATGGAGCCTCTCATGGAGCCTGGTGCTGGTATAAAGTGATACCTCAGCTCAAATCAGTGGGTCATAAGGTTACAGCAATGGACATGGCTGGTGCTGGGATTCATCCAAAGCATGTTCATGAGGTACAGTCCATTTCTGATTACTTTGAACCGTTGATGAACTTCATGGCGTCGCTCCAACCAGAGGAGAAGGTGATTCTAGTTGGTCACAGCATGGGTGGGTATTGCATATCAGCTGCCATGGAAAGATATCCTGAAAATGTAGCTGTTGCAGTATTTGCCGCTGCTTACATGGCCAGTCCAACTCTCCCTTTTGTAACTATTTCTCAACAG TTCAAAGAAAAAATGGATTCCGACAAGGCCATGGACACTCAGTTTGGTTTCCACAATGGACTAGATAAGCCTCCGACTTCAGCATGCCCTGGACCTAATTTTTTGGCATCCAAGTTCTACCAGTTATCCCCACCTGAG GATTTAACGCTTGCACTAACTTTAGTCAGACACGTTTGTTTCTTTAATGATGAAGAATCAATCAAGGCTGTTGCACTGACCAAGGAGAAATATGGAACGGTTCCTCGAGTTTACATTGTTTGTGGAAAAGATAATATCCTCAAACAAGACTTCCAAAGGTGGATTGTTGAAAACAGTCCACCAAACGAGGTAAAGTTGATTCCGGATTCGGATCATATGATCATGTTCTCGAAACCCAAGGAATTGTGCTCTTGCCTTGAAGAAATTGCAGAGAAATATACTTGA
- the LOC108477210 gene encoding ras-related protein RABD2a-like isoform X1, translating to MRSSILKEDPSDYLFKLLLIGDSGVEKSCLLLRFADDSYVESYISTIGVDFWDTAGQERFRTITGSYYRGAHGIIIVYDVTDQESFNNVKQWLSEIDRYASDNVNKLLVGNKCDLTANKVVSYETAKAFANEIGIPFLETSAKDATNVEQAFMERRWHALGLGYHSGLRRADIERAAVIHYDGVMKPWLEIGIAKYKGCWSKHMQYDHPYLQQCNIHE from the exons ATGCGGTCAAGTATATTAAAAGAGGACCCAAG TGACTACCTGTTCAAGCTTCTGCTTATTGGAGATTCTGGTGTTGAAAAATCTTGTCTTCTTTTGAGATTTGCT GATGATTCATATGTAGAAAGCTACATAAGTACCATTGGGGTTGATTTT TGGGATACTGCTGGCCAAGAACGGTTTAGGACAATCACTGGTAGCTACTATCGTGGTGCCCATGGCATAATA ATCGTTTATGATGTGACAGACCAAGAAAGCTTCAACAATGTCAAGCAGTGGCTGAGTGAAATTGATCGCTATGCTAGTGATAACGTTAACAAACTACTAGTTGGAAACAAGTGTGATCTTACAGCTAATAAAGTTGTATCATACGAAACAGCCAAG GCATTTGCAAATGAAATTGGCATACCTTTTTTGGAAACCAGTGCAAAAGATGCCACAAATGTTGAACAAGCTTTCATGG AAAGGAGATGGCATGCGCTAGGGCTTGGCTATCACTCAGGTCTTCGGCGGGCTGATATCGAGCGGGCAGCAGTTATACACTATGATGGAGTCATGAAACCCTGGTTGGAAATAGGAATTGCTAAATATAAAGGCTGTTGGAGCAAACATATGCAGTATGACCACCCTTACTTACAGCAGTGCAATATCCATGAATAA
- the LOC108477210 gene encoding ras-related protein RABD2a-like isoform X2, whose product MNHSDYLFKLLLIGDSGVEKSCLLLRFADDSYVESYISTIGVDFWDTAGQERFRTITGSYYRGAHGIIIVYDVTDQESFNNVKQWLSEIDRYASDNVNKLLVGNKCDLTANKVVSYETAKAFANEIGIPFLETSAKDATNVEQAFMERRWHALGLGYHSGLRRADIERAAVIHYDGVMKPWLEIGIAKYKGCWSKHMQYDHPYLQQCNIHE is encoded by the exons ATGAACCATAG TGACTACCTGTTCAAGCTTCTGCTTATTGGAGATTCTGGTGTTGAAAAATCTTGTCTTCTTTTGAGATTTGCT GATGATTCATATGTAGAAAGCTACATAAGTACCATTGGGGTTGATTTT TGGGATACTGCTGGCCAAGAACGGTTTAGGACAATCACTGGTAGCTACTATCGTGGTGCCCATGGCATAATA ATCGTTTATGATGTGACAGACCAAGAAAGCTTCAACAATGTCAAGCAGTGGCTGAGTGAAATTGATCGCTATGCTAGTGATAACGTTAACAAACTACTAGTTGGAAACAAGTGTGATCTTACAGCTAATAAAGTTGTATCATACGAAACAGCCAAG GCATTTGCAAATGAAATTGGCATACCTTTTTTGGAAACCAGTGCAAAAGATGCCACAAATGTTGAACAAGCTTTCATGG AAAGGAGATGGCATGCGCTAGGGCTTGGCTATCACTCAGGTCTTCGGCGGGCTGATATCGAGCGGGCAGCAGTTATACACTATGATGGAGTCATGAAACCCTGGTTGGAAATAGGAATTGCTAAATATAAAGGCTGTTGGAGCAAACATATGCAGTATGACCACCCTTACTTACAGCAGTGCAATATCCATGAATAA
- the LOC108477210 gene encoding GTP-binding protein YPTM2-like isoform X4: MNHSDYLFKLLLIGDSGVEKSCLLLRFAWDTAGQERFRTITGSYYRGAHGIIIVYDVTDQESFNNVKQWLSEIDRYASDNVNKLLVGNKCDLTANKVVSYETAKAFANEIGIPFLETSAKDATNVEQAFMERRWHALGLGYHSGLRRADIERAAVIHYDGVMKPWLEIGIAKYKGCWSKHMQYDHPYLQQCNIHE; the protein is encoded by the exons ATGAACCATAG TGACTACCTGTTCAAGCTTCTGCTTATTGGAGATTCTGGTGTTGAAAAATCTTGTCTTCTTTTGAGATTTGCT TGGGATACTGCTGGCCAAGAACGGTTTAGGACAATCACTGGTAGCTACTATCGTGGTGCCCATGGCATAATA ATCGTTTATGATGTGACAGACCAAGAAAGCTTCAACAATGTCAAGCAGTGGCTGAGTGAAATTGATCGCTATGCTAGTGATAACGTTAACAAACTACTAGTTGGAAACAAGTGTGATCTTACAGCTAATAAAGTTGTATCATACGAAACAGCCAAG GCATTTGCAAATGAAATTGGCATACCTTTTTTGGAAACCAGTGCAAAAGATGCCACAAATGTTGAACAAGCTTTCATGG AAAGGAGATGGCATGCGCTAGGGCTTGGCTATCACTCAGGTCTTCGGCGGGCTGATATCGAGCGGGCAGCAGTTATACACTATGATGGAGTCATGAAACCCTGGTTGGAAATAGGAATTGCTAAATATAAAGGCTGTTGGAGCAAACATATGCAGTATGACCACCCTTACTTACAGCAGTGCAATATCCATGAATAA
- the LOC108477210 gene encoding GTP-binding protein YPTM2-like isoform X3 yields MRSSILKEDPSDYLFKLLLIGDSGVEKSCLLLRFAWDTAGQERFRTITGSYYRGAHGIIIVYDVTDQESFNNVKQWLSEIDRYASDNVNKLLVGNKCDLTANKVVSYETAKAFANEIGIPFLETSAKDATNVEQAFMERRWHALGLGYHSGLRRADIERAAVIHYDGVMKPWLEIGIAKYKGCWSKHMQYDHPYLQQCNIHE; encoded by the exons ATGCGGTCAAGTATATTAAAAGAGGACCCAAG TGACTACCTGTTCAAGCTTCTGCTTATTGGAGATTCTGGTGTTGAAAAATCTTGTCTTCTTTTGAGATTTGCT TGGGATACTGCTGGCCAAGAACGGTTTAGGACAATCACTGGTAGCTACTATCGTGGTGCCCATGGCATAATA ATCGTTTATGATGTGACAGACCAAGAAAGCTTCAACAATGTCAAGCAGTGGCTGAGTGAAATTGATCGCTATGCTAGTGATAACGTTAACAAACTACTAGTTGGAAACAAGTGTGATCTTACAGCTAATAAAGTTGTATCATACGAAACAGCCAAG GCATTTGCAAATGAAATTGGCATACCTTTTTTGGAAACCAGTGCAAAAGATGCCACAAATGTTGAACAAGCTTTCATGG AAAGGAGATGGCATGCGCTAGGGCTTGGCTATCACTCAGGTCTTCGGCGGGCTGATATCGAGCGGGCAGCAGTTATACACTATGATGGAGTCATGAAACCCTGGTTGGAAATAGGAATTGCTAAATATAAAGGCTGTTGGAGCAAACATATGCAGTATGACCACCCTTACTTACAGCAGTGCAATATCCATGAATAA
- the LOC108477210 gene encoding ras-related protein RABD2a-like isoform X5, producing MRSSILKEDPSDYLFKLLLIGDSGVEKSCLLLRFADDSYVESYISTIGVDFWDTAGQERFRTITGSYYRGAHGIIIVYDVTDQESFNNVKQWLSEIDRYASDNVNKLLVGNKCDLTANKVVSYETAKAFANEIGIPFLETSAKDATNVEQAFMDCGFRKEMACARAWLSLRSSAG from the exons ATGCGGTCAAGTATATTAAAAGAGGACCCAAG TGACTACCTGTTCAAGCTTCTGCTTATTGGAGATTCTGGTGTTGAAAAATCTTGTCTTCTTTTGAGATTTGCT GATGATTCATATGTAGAAAGCTACATAAGTACCATTGGGGTTGATTTT TGGGATACTGCTGGCCAAGAACGGTTTAGGACAATCACTGGTAGCTACTATCGTGGTGCCCATGGCATAATA ATCGTTTATGATGTGACAGACCAAGAAAGCTTCAACAATGTCAAGCAGTGGCTGAGTGAAATTGATCGCTATGCTAGTGATAACGTTAACAAACTACTAGTTGGAAACAAGTGTGATCTTACAGCTAATAAAGTTGTATCATACGAAACAGCCAAG GCATTTGCAAATGAAATTGGCATACCTTTTTTGGAAACCAGTGCAAAAGATGCCACAAATGTTGAACAAGCTTTCATGG ACTGTGGCTTTAGAAAGGAGATGGCATGCGCTAGGGCTTGGCTATCACTCAGGTCTTCGGCGGGCTGA